The proteins below are encoded in one region of Synchiropus splendidus isolate RoL2022-P1 chromosome 13, RoL_Sspl_1.0, whole genome shotgun sequence:
- the LOC128770152 gene encoding semaphorin-4E-like isoform X1: MDNVCSDKRTFFQTPSFRQERMTPLQPFFLFLLLLLPLASTLEPRRFLPYDSDNTHTFHEEGVFDYSTMLLREDLDLLVVGASGMLYALHLNDISKKNDSVKWDVTPQQVLKCEAKTIHAATDCRNQIKTLLKTQDDRMLVCGTNARDPRCDHMSYVDGKLTLEGKEESGEFKCPNDPSESSASLMIGNNVYSATESVFSRSPPNFVRTLENKNTFTDPKFVAMEMIPESENSDTGDDDKIYLFFSEKGVDYQTYKPTLLSCVARVCKGDLGGQGSLHQRWTSLIQARLQCPVPGSKWPLIIQDSYRWCDPQQDWKSCLFFAVFTSQTWPSVVSAVCVYSVTDISREFSGGHFLNTDLNMRKPFKGPRPGSCIDNAARKAGINQSLLLPPETLEFMKKNLIMKDNIQPVGGKASLVTERGEFTRIIVDQVQTTDGDSHHVMFIGTKKGTILKAVNYDGEMFIIQEVQVFKTPEPIKILKFSSVRRQIYAGSDSGVVQVSASSCGRSLSCVDCVLARDPYCGWDQAAGRCTALSAAPSLLLQSVKEGNASLCPKTEVQTEKKSLAAPGYLKLLCSSESKLATIRWEKDHSPLVSSPRRLELEDGLFILNVSKSDAGLYRCLSVGRSREDEYITVIAQYNVTIEEETREAQVEPYNYPVLAQQIGLVLAIWAFFGILIWNFYKGYLRLSCMCSRPGSDVDQESPVCTNSKDQPENEENDMSTEV; the protein is encoded by the exons ATGGATAACGTTTGCTCGGACAAACGTACATTTTTTCAGACTCCCAGCTTCAGGCAAGAAAGGATGACTCCACTCCAGCCCTTCTtcttgttcctgctgctgctgctgcctctggcCTCAACACTGGAGCCTCGCAGATTCCTGCCTTATGACA GTGACAATACTCACACGTTTCATGAGGAGGGAGTGTTCGACTACTCCACCATGCTGCTGAGggaggacctggacctgctggtggtGGGTGCCAGCGGGATGCTGTACGCTCTCCACCTCAATGACATCTCCAAGAAAAACGACTCA GTGAAATGGGACGTGACACCGCAGCAGGTCTTGAAGTGTGAAGCTAAAACCATCCATGCAGCT ACTGACTGCAGGAACCAGATCAAAACCCTCCTGAAAACTCAGGACGACCGGATGTTAGTGTGTGGAACCAATGCACGGGATCCACGGTGTGATCACATG TCATACGTGGATGGGAAGTTGACTCTTGAGGGGAAAGAAGAGAGTGGAGAATTCAAGTGTCCAAATGATCCTTCTGAGAGCTCTGCCtcactcatgatcg GAAACAATGTGTACTCAGCCACTGAATCTGTCTTCTCACGAAGTCCTCCAAACTTTGTGCGGAcattagaaaacaaaaacactttcactg ATCCCAAATTTGTGGCCATGGAGATGATTCCtgagagtgaaaacagtgacacTGGAGATGATGACAAGATCTACCTGTTCTTCAGTGAGAAAGGTGTGGACTATCAAACCTACAAACCCACGCTTCTTAGCTGCGTGGCTCGAGTCTGCAAG GGAGACCTTGGAGGTCAGGGTTCTCTCCATCAAAGATGGACGTCCTTAATTCAGGCCAGACTACAATGTCCAGTTCCAGGGTCCAAATGGCCTTTAATAATCCAGGACAGCTACCGCTGGTGTGACCCCCAACAAGACTGGAAGTCATGTCTGTTCTTTGCTGTCTTCACATCACAGAC TTGGCCATCAGTTGTGTCGGCAGTGTGTGTCTACAGTGTGACTGACATCagcagagagttttccgggGGACATTTTCTGAACACAGATTTGAATATGAGGAAACCATTCAAAGGGCCTCGACCAGGCTCG TGCATCGATAATGCAGCACGGAAGGCTGGCATCAATCAGAGTTTGCTCCTCCCACCCGAGACCCTTGAGTTTATGAAGAAGAATCTCATCATGAAGGACAACATCCAGCCAGTAGGAGGGAAAGCGTCACTGGTGACAGAGAGAGGGGAATTCACACGCATCATCGTCGACCAAGTTCAGACGACAGATGGTGACAGCCATCATGTGATGTTCATCGGCACAA AGAAAGGAACCATCCTTAAAGCAGTCAACTACGATGGAGAGATGTTCATCATCCAAGAAGTTCAAGTCTTTAAGACCCCGGAGCCGATCAAGATTCTCAAGTTCTCCAGCGTCAGG CGTCAGATCTACGCAGGCTCAGACTCTGGAGTCGTGCAGGTGTCAGCGTCCTCCTGTGGAAGATCTTTGTCTTGCGTGGACTGTGTTCTTGCCAGAGACCCTTACTGTGGCTGGGACCAAGCTGCTGGCCGATGTACTGCTCTGTCTGCTGCACCCAG tctcCTGCTCCAGAGTGTTAAAGAAGGCAACGCCTCTCTGTGTCCCAAAACTG AAGTCCAAACTGAGAAGAAATCCCTCGCTGCTCCTGGgtatctgaagcttctctgctctTCAGAATCAAAGCTGGCTACAATCAGGTGGGAGAAAGATCATTCTCCACTGGTCTCTTCACCTCGTCGTCTGGAGCTAGAAGATGGACTGTTCATCCTGAATGTCTCAAAGTCTGACGCTGGTCTCTACCGCTGCCTCTCTGTGGGGAGGTCCAGAGAGGATGAATACATAACTGTAATTGCCCAGTACAATGTTACCATCgaggaagaaaccagagaagcTCAGGTTGAGCCGTACAATTACCCTGTCCTTGCTCAGCAGATTGGGTTGGTGCTGGCCATCTGGGCTTTCTTTGGGATCCTAATCTGGAACTTCTACAAAGGTTACTTGCGCCTTTCTTGTATGTGCAGCAGACCAGGATCAGATGTAGATCAGGAATCTCCTGTATGCACAAACAGCAAGGATCAgccagaaaatgaagaaaatgacatGTCCACTGAAGTCTAA
- the LOC128770157 gene encoding semaphorin-4E-like: protein MDNVCSDKRTFFQTPSFRQERMTPLQPFFLVLLLLPPLASTLEPRRFLPYDSDNTHTFHEEGVFDYSTMLLREDLDLLVVGASGMLYALHLNDISKKNDSVRMFLQQ from the exons ATGGATAACGTTTGCTCGGACAAACGTACATTTTTTCAGACTCCCAGCTTCAGGCAAGAAAGGATGACTCCACTCCAGCCCTTCTTCTtggtcctcctgctgctgccgcctctGGCCTCAACACTGGAGCCTCGCAGATTCCTGCCTTATGACA GTGACAATACTCACACGTTTCATGAGGAGGGAGTGTTCGACTACTCCACCATGCTGCTGAGggaggacctggacctgctggtggtGGGTGCCAGCGGGATGCTGTACGCCCTCCACCTCAATGACATCTCCAAGAAAAACGACTCAGTGAGGATGTTTTTGCAGCAATAA
- the LOC128770152 gene encoding semaphorin-4E-like isoform X2 → MDNVCSDKRTFFQTPSFRQERMTPLQPFFLFLLLLLPLASTLEPRRFLPYDSDNTHTFHEEGVFDYSTMLLREDLDLLVVGASGMLYALHLNDISKKNDSVKWDVTPQQVLKCEAKTIHAATDCRNQIKTLLKTQDDRMLVCGTNARDPRCDHMSYVDGKLTLEGKEESGEFKCPNDPSESSASLMIDPKFVAMEMIPESENSDTGDDDKIYLFFSEKGVDYQTYKPTLLSCVARVCKGDLGGQGSLHQRWTSLIQARLQCPVPGSKWPLIIQDSYRWCDPQQDWKSCLFFAVFTSQTWPSVVSAVCVYSVTDISREFSGGHFLNTDLNMRKPFKGPRPGSCIDNAARKAGINQSLLLPPETLEFMKKNLIMKDNIQPVGGKASLVTERGEFTRIIVDQVQTTDGDSHHVMFIGTKKGTILKAVNYDGEMFIIQEVQVFKTPEPIKILKFSSVRRQIYAGSDSGVVQVSASSCGRSLSCVDCVLARDPYCGWDQAAGRCTALSAAPSLLLQSVKEGNASLCPKTEVQTEKKSLAAPGYLKLLCSSESKLATIRWEKDHSPLVSSPRRLELEDGLFILNVSKSDAGLYRCLSVGRSREDEYITVIAQYNVTIEEETREAQVEPYNYPVLAQQIGLVLAIWAFFGILIWNFYKGYLRLSCMCSRPGSDVDQESPVCTNSKDQPENEENDMSTEV, encoded by the exons ATGGATAACGTTTGCTCGGACAAACGTACATTTTTTCAGACTCCCAGCTTCAGGCAAGAAAGGATGACTCCACTCCAGCCCTTCTtcttgttcctgctgctgctgctgcctctggcCTCAACACTGGAGCCTCGCAGATTCCTGCCTTATGACA GTGACAATACTCACACGTTTCATGAGGAGGGAGTGTTCGACTACTCCACCATGCTGCTGAGggaggacctggacctgctggtggtGGGTGCCAGCGGGATGCTGTACGCTCTCCACCTCAATGACATCTCCAAGAAAAACGACTCA GTGAAATGGGACGTGACACCGCAGCAGGTCTTGAAGTGTGAAGCTAAAACCATCCATGCAGCT ACTGACTGCAGGAACCAGATCAAAACCCTCCTGAAAACTCAGGACGACCGGATGTTAGTGTGTGGAACCAATGCACGGGATCCACGGTGTGATCACATG TCATACGTGGATGGGAAGTTGACTCTTGAGGGGAAAGAAGAGAGTGGAGAATTCAAGTGTCCAAATGATCCTTCTGAGAGCTCTGCCtcactcatgatcg ATCCCAAATTTGTGGCCATGGAGATGATTCCtgagagtgaaaacagtgacacTGGAGATGATGACAAGATCTACCTGTTCTTCAGTGAGAAAGGTGTGGACTATCAAACCTACAAACCCACGCTTCTTAGCTGCGTGGCTCGAGTCTGCAAG GGAGACCTTGGAGGTCAGGGTTCTCTCCATCAAAGATGGACGTCCTTAATTCAGGCCAGACTACAATGTCCAGTTCCAGGGTCCAAATGGCCTTTAATAATCCAGGACAGCTACCGCTGGTGTGACCCCCAACAAGACTGGAAGTCATGTCTGTTCTTTGCTGTCTTCACATCACAGAC TTGGCCATCAGTTGTGTCGGCAGTGTGTGTCTACAGTGTGACTGACATCagcagagagttttccgggGGACATTTTCTGAACACAGATTTGAATATGAGGAAACCATTCAAAGGGCCTCGACCAGGCTCG TGCATCGATAATGCAGCACGGAAGGCTGGCATCAATCAGAGTTTGCTCCTCCCACCCGAGACCCTTGAGTTTATGAAGAAGAATCTCATCATGAAGGACAACATCCAGCCAGTAGGAGGGAAAGCGTCACTGGTGACAGAGAGAGGGGAATTCACACGCATCATCGTCGACCAAGTTCAGACGACAGATGGTGACAGCCATCATGTGATGTTCATCGGCACAA AGAAAGGAACCATCCTTAAAGCAGTCAACTACGATGGAGAGATGTTCATCATCCAAGAAGTTCAAGTCTTTAAGACCCCGGAGCCGATCAAGATTCTCAAGTTCTCCAGCGTCAGG CGTCAGATCTACGCAGGCTCAGACTCTGGAGTCGTGCAGGTGTCAGCGTCCTCCTGTGGAAGATCTTTGTCTTGCGTGGACTGTGTTCTTGCCAGAGACCCTTACTGTGGCTGGGACCAAGCTGCTGGCCGATGTACTGCTCTGTCTGCTGCACCCAG tctcCTGCTCCAGAGTGTTAAAGAAGGCAACGCCTCTCTGTGTCCCAAAACTG AAGTCCAAACTGAGAAGAAATCCCTCGCTGCTCCTGGgtatctgaagcttctctgctctTCAGAATCAAAGCTGGCTACAATCAGGTGGGAGAAAGATCATTCTCCACTGGTCTCTTCACCTCGTCGTCTGGAGCTAGAAGATGGACTGTTCATCCTGAATGTCTCAAAGTCTGACGCTGGTCTCTACCGCTGCCTCTCTGTGGGGAGGTCCAGAGAGGATGAATACATAACTGTAATTGCCCAGTACAATGTTACCATCgaggaagaaaccagagaagcTCAGGTTGAGCCGTACAATTACCCTGTCCTTGCTCAGCAGATTGGGTTGGTGCTGGCCATCTGGGCTTTCTTTGGGATCCTAATCTGGAACTTCTACAAAGGTTACTTGCGCCTTTCTTGTATGTGCAGCAGACCAGGATCAGATGTAGATCAGGAATCTCCTGTATGCACAAACAGCAAGGATCAgccagaaaatgaagaaaatgacatGTCCACTGAAGTCTAA